A DNA window from Flavisolibacter ginsenosidimutans contains the following coding sequences:
- a CDS encoding glycoside hydrolase family 25 protein, which yields MAKRKASKNLRRVLWATVIAAALFLGYLFFLWLQVKEPTFIRYKEFGISIPTQYEIHGIDVSRYQSTIAWQEVKKMRVKNVQLGFAFIKATEGTGLVDPYFKRNWKKAKEAGVVRGAYHFFYPKKDGKSQAQNFFENVKLESGDLPPVLDIERGWNMPVDKLQNEVQAWLDAMEQAYGVKPIIYTYVTFYEKYLKGKFDDYPLWIAHYYQPDNPRISRPWHFWQHSEEGHVNGIIAKVDFNVFSGDSAAFRALLVP from the coding sequence GTGGCAAAACGAAAAGCATCCAAAAATCTTCGCCGTGTACTGTGGGCTACGGTCATTGCCGCAGCGCTGTTTTTAGGCTACCTGTTTTTTCTTTGGCTGCAAGTAAAAGAACCCACTTTTATCCGCTACAAAGAATTCGGCATCAGCATTCCCACGCAGTACGAGATTCACGGCATTGACGTGAGCCGCTACCAAAGCACCATTGCCTGGCAAGAAGTAAAAAAAATGCGGGTAAAGAACGTGCAACTCGGTTTTGCCTTTATCAAAGCCACCGAAGGCACCGGCCTTGTAGATCCTTATTTTAAACGCAACTGGAAAAAAGCAAAAGAAGCCGGCGTGGTTCGCGGGGCGTATCATTTTTTTTATCCGAAAAAAGACGGCAAATCACAAGCGCAAAACTTTTTTGAAAACGTGAAGCTCGAAAGCGGCGACCTGCCGCCAGTGCTGGACATTGAACGCGGCTGGAACATGCCCGTGGACAAATTGCAAAATGAAGTACAGGCCTGGCTGGATGCGATGGAACAGGCCTACGGCGTAAAGCCCATCATTTATACTTACGTTACGTTTTATGAAAAGTATTTAAAGGGAAAATTTGACGACTACCCCTTGTGGATTGCACATTATTATCAGCCCGACAATCCGCGCATTTCAAGGCCCTGGCATTTTTGGCAACACAGCGAAGAAGGCCACGTAAACGGCATCATTGCCAAGGTTGATTTTAACGTATTCAGCGGCGACTCGGCAGCGTTCAGAGCGCTGCTTGTTCCCTGA
- a CDS encoding pyridoxal phosphate-dependent aminotransferase, producing the protein MKLSHLSETLIGSEIVKLGGEIRDRIRKGERIYNFTVGDFDPKIFPIPKGLEDHIVEAYREHFTNYPPGEGSLELREALSKFSKQYQGFDYGVDEILVASGGRPLIYALFRAVVDKGEKVLYAVPSWNNNHYTHFVEAEHVVVEAKAENGFMPTADDLKPYIQDASFLALCSPQNPTGTTFRKEDLEAICQLVVDENKRRGDAKKLYVMYDQMYWHLTYDGIKHYDPVSLNPEMRPYTIFIDAISKCFAATGVRVGWSMGPANVLNKMKAILSHVGAWAPMPEQKGLTKFLGETENINSYFTHFKAEVEERLRRIYEGFVQLKKDGCPVDAIAPEAAIYLTIKIDLAGKQTAEGKKLETQADVTSYLLQNAGLAIVPFYAFGADKSSPWYRLSVGTCKKEEIDEMLQKLRTALQGLH; encoded by the coding sequence ATGAAACTGTCGCATTTATCCGAAACGCTGATCGGCTCAGAGATCGTAAAACTGGGCGGCGAAATAAGAGACCGCATTCGCAAAGGCGAACGCATTTACAACTTTACCGTTGGCGATTTTGATCCCAAGATATTTCCCATTCCAAAAGGATTGGAAGACCACATTGTAGAAGCGTACCGCGAACATTTTACCAATTATCCTCCTGGTGAAGGAAGTCTTGAACTTCGCGAAGCCTTGAGCAAATTCTCAAAACAATACCAGGGATTTGATTACGGCGTTGATGAAATTCTGGTGGCTTCGGGCGGACGTCCGCTGATCTATGCCTTGTTTCGCGCTGTGGTTGACAAAGGTGAAAAAGTATTGTATGCGGTGCCAAGCTGGAACAACAATCACTATACACATTTTGTAGAAGCCGAACACGTGGTGGTGGAAGCAAAAGCCGAAAACGGTTTTATGCCTACAGCAGATGATTTAAAGCCTTATATCCAGGATGCTTCTTTTCTGGCGCTTTGCTCACCGCAAAATCCTACCGGCACAACCTTCCGCAAAGAAGATCTTGAAGCCATTTGCCAATTGGTAGTGGATGAAAACAAGCGGCGCGGCGATGCGAAAAAATTGTACGTGATGTACGACCAAATGTATTGGCATCTCACCTACGACGGCATCAAACATTACGACCCCGTTTCCCTCAACCCCGAAATGCGGCCGTACACCATTTTCATTGACGCCATCAGCAAATGCTTTGCGGCCACGGGTGTTCGTGTTGGTTGGAGCATGGGGCCCGCAAACGTGTTGAACAAGATGAAGGCGATTCTTTCGCACGTGGGTGCCTGGGCGCCGATGCCGGAACAAAAAGGCCTCACGAAATTTTTAGGCGAAACCGAAAACATCAATAGCTATTTCACGCATTTCAAAGCCGAAGTAGAAGAAAGGCTCCGCCGCATTTACGAAGGCTTTGTGCAATTGAAAAAAGACGGTTGTCCGGTGGATGCCATTGCACCCGAAGCGGCCATCTATCTTACCATAAAAATTGACCTTGCCGGCAAACAAACGGCCGAAGGAAAGAAGTTGGAAACGCAGGCTGATGTAACGTCGTATTTGTTGCAGAACGCAGGCCTTGCCATCGTTCCGTTCTATGCCTTTGGCGCTGATAAGTCTTCGCCCTGGTACCGCTTAAGCGTGGGCACCTGCAAAAAAGAGGAGATTGACGAAATGCTGCAAAAGCTGCGCACAGCCCTGCAAGGTTTGCACTAA
- a CDS encoding glycosyltransferase: protein MNRPIASPKILVAPLDWGLGHATRCVPVVRELLRQGCTVLLAGESKQKALLQQEFPHLPFLELPGYRIEYASSGWGLAAKIVAQIPKLLSAMKDEQEWLKKVVEEEKIDAVISDNRYGLYHADVHAVFVTHQLRIKAPVKLAEDFLQEMAYSYINKFDECWVPDAEGNEVLAGELSHPEELPSIPLRYVGTLSRFGNAQMPENGKSLLILLSGPEPQRTLLEESLLDELKEYEQPVVLVRGLPGEAGELNVPENVSVYNHLPAAELEEKIRNASLVIARCGYSTVMDLTVLKKRSILIPTPGQTEQEYLAGYLMKRSFAFCVAQKKFRLKNALALAENFPYQSFEGKSNGLQAAVHALIRRIESKEKSNL, encoded by the coding sequence ATGAACCGCCCGATTGCATCGCCAAAAATTTTGGTGGCGCCGCTCGATTGGGGCCTCGGACATGCAACCCGCTGCGTTCCGGTTGTCCGCGAATTGCTCCGACAAGGCTGCACGGTTTTGCTGGCCGGCGAGAGTAAGCAAAAAGCCTTATTGCAACAGGAGTTTCCACATCTTCCGTTTTTAGAATTACCCGGCTATCGTATCGAGTATGCTTCTTCGGGCTGGGGACTGGCAGCGAAAATTGTGGCGCAAATTCCCAAACTTCTTTCGGCCATGAAAGATGAACAAGAATGGCTGAAAAAAGTTGTGGAAGAAGAAAAGATTGACGCCGTGATTTCGGATAACCGTTACGGCTTGTATCATGCGGACGTGCACGCTGTTTTTGTTACGCACCAACTGCGCATCAAAGCGCCGGTGAAGCTTGCCGAAGATTTTTTGCAGGAAATGGCTTACAGTTACATCAACAAGTTTGACGAGTGCTGGGTACCCGATGCGGAAGGTAACGAGGTTTTGGCCGGCGAACTTTCGCACCCCGAAGAATTGCCGTCAATTCCGTTGCGTTACGTGGGCACCTTGTCGCGGTTCGGCAATGCGCAAATGCCCGAAAACGGAAAGTCGTTGCTGATTCTTCTTTCGGGTCCAGAGCCGCAGCGAACCTTGCTTGAAGAAAGTCTTTTAGACGAATTGAAGGAATATGAACAGCCCGTTGTTTTGGTGAGAGGTTTGCCCGGTGAAGCCGGTGAATTAAACGTGCCGGAAAACGTTTCGGTTTACAATCATTTGCCTGCGGCCGAACTGGAAGAAAAGATCAGAAATGCATCGCTTGTCATTGCCCGTTGCGGTTACAGCACCGTAATGGATCTGACCGTTTTAAAAAAGCGAAGCATTTTGATTCCAACACCCGGGCAAACAGAACAGGAATATTTAGCCGGCTATTTAATGAAGAGAAGTTTTGCTTTTTGCGTGGCGCAAAAAAAGTTCAGATTAAAAAACGCGTTAGCATTGGCTGAAAACTTTCCGTATCAATCTTTCGAAGGAAAATCAAACGGTTTGCAGGCGGCCGTTCATGCTCTAATCCGTCGCATCGAATCAAAGGAGAAATCAAATCTGTAA
- a CDS encoding ribonuclease HII yields MLLPFFQEDLVEAGCDEAGRGCLAGPVFAAAVILPKDFYHPLLNDSKQITEEQRNELRPVIEQRSLAFAVAQLDHKQIDKLNILKASFKAMHLAVKKLQAQPGLLLIDGNRFSPFKRVPHKCIVGGDGKYASIAAASVLAKTYRDDFMKELHNKYPRYNWAQNKGYATKEHQAALDKYGPCRYHRKTFRLDYSQPRLVTMTPSVNSLSLNSEVAVSAE; encoded by the coding sequence ATGTTGTTGCCTTTTTTTCAGGAAGATTTGGTAGAAGCCGGATGCGACGAAGCAGGCCGCGGATGCCTTGCCGGGCCTGTGTTTGCGGCTGCCGTTATTTTACCGAAGGACTTTTATCATCCACTTTTAAACGATTCGAAACAGATTACTGAAGAGCAGCGCAACGAATTGCGCCCCGTTATTGAGCAGCGGTCGCTGGCCTTTGCTGTAGCGCAATTAGATCACAAACAAATTGACAAACTGAATATTTTAAAAGCCTCCTTCAAAGCCATGCACCTGGCCGTAAAAAAACTTCAGGCACAACCAGGCTTGTTGCTGATTGACGGCAACCGGTTCTCGCCCTTTAAAAGGGTACCGCACAAATGCATTGTTGGCGGCGACGGAAAATACGCTTCCATTGCCGCGGCCAGCGTTCTGGCAAAAACTTACCGCGACGATTTCATGAAAGAACTGCACAACAAATATCCGCGGTACAACTGGGCGCAAAACAAAGGCTACGCAACCAAGGAACACCAGGCTGCGCTGGATAAATACGGGCCCTGCCGTTACCACCGCAAAACCTTCCGGCTTGATTACAGCCAGCCGCGATTGGTTACGATGACCCCAAGCGTAAACTCCCTTTCACTCAATAGCGAAGTTGCTGTTTCGGCAGAGTGA
- a CDS encoding c-type cytochrome has product MRSLRSSCFPFFLGIAACGFILEDALPGASQKAMVLHQQYREDEEWIAPSEFEIPPGEEGELIRYGKELVAHTSIYLGPKGVVAHLANRMNCQNCHTYAGTENFANPFSAVASTYPKYRERSGRKESIESRVNDCLQRSMNGQTLDSLSHEMKAMIAYIKWVGGGVPKGARPKGAGIEPLPLLKRAADPQKGGGVFLLHCQRCHGEKGQGLLSPDSVSYVYPPLWGDGSFNTAAGINRLSLLAGFIKNNMPFGANWKEPELNNEDAWDVAAFVASQPRPIKNFAGDWKDLSKKPFDYPFGPYADSFSERQHKYGPFDVMKKKK; this is encoded by the coding sequence ATGCGTTCGCTTCGGTCATCCTGTTTTCCTTTTTTTCTTGGAATAGCTGCTTGCGGTTTTATTCTTGAAGATGCCCTGCCAGGCGCTTCACAAAAGGCAATGGTGTTGCACCAACAATACCGCGAGGACGAAGAATGGATTGCACCATCCGAATTTGAAATTCCGCCGGGAGAGGAGGGTGAATTGATACGCTACGGAAAAGAACTGGTTGCGCATACGTCAATTTACCTTGGGCCGAAAGGAGTCGTAGCGCATTTAGCCAACAGAATGAATTGTCAAAACTGCCACACCTACGCAGGCACCGAAAATTTCGCCAACCCGTTTTCTGCTGTCGCGTCAACTTATCCAAAATACAGGGAGAGAAGTGGGCGGAAGGAATCCATCGAGTCTCGGGTAAACGATTGCCTGCAACGCAGCATGAACGGCCAGACACTGGACAGTTTAAGCCACGAGATGAAGGCCATGATTGCTTACATTAAGTGGGTAGGAGGCGGGGTACCAAAGGGTGCCCGTCCAAAAGGTGCAGGCATCGAACCGTTGCCGCTTTTAAAGCGGGCGGCCGATCCGCAAAAGGGAGGAGGAGTTTTTCTTTTGCATTGCCAGCGTTGCCACGGTGAAAAGGGGCAAGGCTTGTTATCACCCGATTCGGTTTCTTATGTTTATCCGCCTTTATGGGGCGATGGAAGTTTCAATACCGCTGCAGGCATCAATCGTCTTTCTCTTTTGGCAGGCTTTATTAAAAACAACATGCCCTTTGGTGCTAATTGGAAAGAGCCGGAATTGAACAACGAAGACGCTTGGGACGTAGCGGCGTTTGTTGCCTCGCAACCGCGGCCAATAAAAAACTTCGCTGGCGATTGGAAAGACCTTTCTAAAAAACCTTTTGATTATCCTTTCGGCCCCTACGCCGATTCCTTCTCAGAACGGCAACACAAGTATGGACCGTTCGATGTAATGAAGAAAAAGAAATAA
- a CDS encoding twin-arginine translocation signal domain-containing protein: MEKNDTGLATNRRAFLGTLATGAAAMSLGGMAAPLQAVAKNTDRFLPEDDPDAWFKNIKGKHRIVFDATEPNGVFPFAWPRVFLITNSMTGTPDKDNSVVVILRHEAMPFALNSELWAKYKFGDMFKVNDEKTKASAMRNAFYKPAAGDFQVPGIGNVAIGINELQDSGVMFCVCNMAMTVYSAVVADMTKQSQENVYKEFKAAVLPKIQIVPSGVWAVGRAQEHGCAYCKA; encoded by the coding sequence ATGGAAAAGAACGACACCGGCCTCGCAACCAATCGCCGGGCTTTTTTGGGCACCCTCGCTACCGGCGCCGCTGCTATGAGTTTGGGCGGGATGGCCGCACCGCTTCAGGCCGTGGCAAAAAACACGGACCGTTTTCTACCGGAAGACGATCCTGACGCCTGGTTCAAAAACATCAAAGGCAAGCACCGCATTGTGTTTGATGCCACGGAGCCGAACGGCGTTTTTCCTTTTGCCTGGCCACGCGTTTTTTTAATCACAAACTCTATGACCGGCACACCCGATAAAGACAACAGCGTTGTCGTTATTCTTCGCCACGAAGCCATGCCCTTTGCGTTAAACAGCGAGTTGTGGGCGAAATATAAATTTGGCGACATGTTTAAGGTAAACGATGAAAAGACAAAAGCATCGGCCATGCGCAATGCGTTTTACAAACCTGCTGCCGGCGATTTTCAGGTGCCGGGCATTGGCAATGTAGCTATCGGCATAAACGAGTTGCAAGACAGCGGCGTGATGTTCTGCGTGTGCAACATGGCCATGACAGTTTACAGCGCCGTGGTTGCCGACATGACCAAACAGAGCCAAGAGAATGTTTACAAAGAATTTAAAGCTGCCGTGTTGCCCAAAATACAAATTGTTCCCTCTGGCGTATGGGCTGTAGGCCGTGCACAAGAACACGGGTGCGCCTATTGTAAAGCATAG
- a CDS encoding DsrE family protein: MKPFLFFLLLLLLAPFARAQNVPYNVVFDLTSKDTLDHQAVIRWLSGISSARPDAKLEVVLYGQSLDMVQKEKSTVAAPLLQLLQNKNVSVKVCAVAMKHHNIEASQLLPGVSVVPDGIYEIIQREKDGWGYIKAVH, encoded by the coding sequence ATGAAGCCCTTTCTTTTCTTCTTGCTGCTTTTGCTTTTGGCGCCTTTTGCACGAGCGCAAAACGTTCCGTATAACGTTGTGTTTGACCTTACCAGCAAGGACACCCTCGATCACCAAGCCGTGATACGCTGGCTTAGCGGCATCAGCAGCGCACGGCCCGACGCAAAACTGGAAGTAGTGCTTTACGGCCAGTCGCTTGACATGGTGCAAAAGGAAAAATCTACCGTTGCCGCACCGCTGCTTCAATTGCTGCAAAACAAAAACGTCAGTGTAAAAGTTTGCGCGGTAGCCATGAAGCATCACAACATTGAAGCGTCGCAACTCTTGCCCGGTGTGAGCGTTGTTCCCGACGGCATTTATGAAATCATTCAACGCGAAAAAGACGGATGGGGATACATTAAGGCCGTGCATTAA
- a CDS encoding COX15/CtaA family protein encodes MLEEIVSKRSRPVAIWLLVGVFMIIVQIILGGITRLTDSGLSITEWQPLLGAVPPTNEAEWNKAFEGYKHIAQFKHLHAYFTLDDFKSIFFWEWLHRLWGRFIGVVFIIPFVIFLVQKRFTKDMITPMLILFLLGGLQGLIGWVMVMSGLNDENLYVSHIRLAIHFITALGLLVYTFWFALRLLVQNKQKIAAPSSKNLLGWILGLLVVQLIYGAFMAGLKAALAAPTWPSINGYYLPPYIAVYQGKEGTFFSALVNNPVTVHFIHRNIAYLLTILIAVWTVKAAKEKRSALFNRLKWIPLLLVLTQVGLGIAAVLTSIKKQPQQWGLFEWNAQLHQVVAMLLLLSLTAVFFLHKQNKSAAA; translated from the coding sequence ATGTTGGAAGAAATTGTCAGCAAACGAAGCCGGCCCGTTGCCATTTGGCTGCTGGTGGGTGTGTTCATGATCATCGTTCAAATTATTCTCGGCGGCATTACCCGCTTAACCGATTCGGGTCTTTCGATTACAGAATGGCAACCCTTGCTGGGCGCCGTTCCACCAACAAACGAAGCGGAATGGAACAAGGCTTTTGAAGGGTATAAGCACATTGCGCAATTCAAACACCTGCACGCTTATTTTACTCTTGACGATTTTAAATCCATCTTTTTTTGGGAATGGCTTCATCGCTTGTGGGGACGTTTCATTGGTGTTGTTTTTATTATTCCCTTTGTTATTTTCCTCGTTCAAAAACGTTTTACAAAAGACATGATAACGCCCATGTTGATTCTTTTTTTATTGGGCGGCTTGCAAGGCCTTATTGGCTGGGTAATGGTGATGAGTGGCCTAAACGACGAAAACCTTTACGTGAGCCACATTCGCCTGGCCATTCATTTCATTACGGCCCTGGGATTGCTGGTTTATACTTTCTGGTTTGCACTTCGATTACTTGTGCAGAACAAACAAAAGATAGCTGCGCCTTCTTCCAAAAACTTATTGGGTTGGATTCTTGGTTTGCTGGTGGTGCAATTAATTTACGGTGCCTTCATGGCCGGACTGAAAGCCGCTCTGGCCGCACCAACCTGGCCTTCCATCAATGGTTATTATCTGCCGCCTTATATTGCCGTGTATCAAGGCAAAGAAGGAACTTTTTTTTCAGCGCTTGTCAACAATCCCGTTACGGTTCATTTCATTCACCGCAACATTGCGTACTTACTCACAATTCTAATTGCCGTTTGGACGGTGAAGGCCGCCAAAGAAAAACGAAGCGCTCTGTTTAACCGCCTTAAATGGATTCCGCTTTTGTTGGTGCTAACGCAGGTTGGTTTGGGCATTGCGGCCGTACTGACCAGCATAAAAAAACAGCCGCAGCAATGGGGCCTGTTTGAATGGAATGCTCAATTGCACCAGGTTGTAGCCATGCTGCTCCTGCTTTCCTTAACGGCGGTTTTCTTTCTGCACAAACAAAATAAAAGTGCAGCGGCCTGA